GATACTGTTTCTTTCGAAAGAGGTTTTGTTTTGGGGGCAGCTGGTAGAGTGTGTCACGTCCTCACTGAAAGCTGCCTCCAGAATTCCCTGCATggactgtcttgcttttttcctAAAGTCCTTTCCCAGGAGAGCATAGAGGAATGGATTGAAGCAACTATTGGCAGATGCTAGAGCAAGAGACACATGGTCCCAGGACAACAGAGATTCCCCAAAGGGAGTGTCTGGGTCAGTAAACAATAAGAGGACTCCAACAATGTGGTACGGAGCCCAGCAGACAAGGaagacaaccaccaccaccatagccACTCTTAAGAGTTTGCTCCGAGACTTGGTGAAGCGGCTCCGACGCAATTTTAAGATAATGAGGCTGTAACAGGCCACCATGATGATAAAGGGCAACAGGAAACCCACCACTAGCCTACTGATGGTTATGGCTACCTGGGGTGTTGGCACTTGATGATCATATGCAAATTGGCTGAAATAATCATCCTGGAAACCTTGTGATAGCTCAGATGCATTAGAAAAAAACTCTAAATCAGCAGGGAAAAAAGAATACGAGTTCTCCAAGGGGTGAGTTTGGTGATCTTCAGTGGGAAAGTCACTGGAGAGTGTAGCTGAGACTCCATCAGCAGACTGAAATAAATCATAATGTGGTTGTTGAACAGATAATCTAGCTGGATCCGTAGGGAGTGAGTCTCTAGAAGTTCTTTGAAATTCTTTGGAGTGGAGGCCACTGGTGGCTGCCCAAGGCTGATCCTTGGTTTGCAAAGAGAAGAAATCTAACCTGTCATCCATTTCTCCAAGCGGATCAGCAATGGAGCTGTCAAAAGACCCATTTTCCAGTAGATCAAGGGTGAAGTCTGAATAATCTAATGAGCCATGGTGACCAAAATTGTAGCCACACATACTCTGGTTGTCTATAGTGAACGTTTCCCGATATACAAACGCAGGTATGCACATTACCAAAGCCACCACCCAGATACAACCACAGATAGTGCAGGCTGTTCCCACGTTGCGATGATTCTGGCACCAGATTGGCCTGAGTACCAACAGACAGCGGTCCAGGCTAATGGCGGTCAGCAAGAAGACACTGGCAAACATGTTAAGGACGATGATGGAGGGGATGAGCTTGCATAGGAACCAGCCATAGGGCCAGCATCCTTGGAGAACCAAGTGGACCAGGGAGAAGGGCAGGGAGAGGCAGCAGATGAAGTCAGCCAGGGTGAGATGGAGAAACCAAACTGTGTTCACTGTCCGTTGCATCTTTAGGCCAGCCACCCACAGTACCAGCCCATTGCCTGGCAACCCCAGTAGGAAAGTGACGCTGAGGATGACCATGGAGAGAATTGCGTGGGGTTCATCCCAGGCCTGTGAGTGTAGGTCAGTTGAATTGGTCTCAGCAGAGAAAGACTCCATTGCTCAAACTTctgtaaaaatataaacaaaaatattaaaactaaaaaaaaagcatattcgTAGAATTCTAACTTGAAGATGGAGAGCCACAAAGACCCTAACACTGGTTTATTTTATATTCCTTAACTTCACTTAACTTTTGAATTACTCAAAAACATACTCTGAAAGACAATGTAAAATCTACTGTActgacgtagagaacagactgtggttgccaagggaaaggggagtattgggagtttgggattagcagatgcaaaccagtATATATAGGATagttaaacaacaaggtcctactgtatagcacatggaactgtatccaatatcctgtgataaaccataatggaacagaatatgaaaaataaaatgcaagtgtataactgagtcactttgctttacagcagaaattaacacaacatggtaaatcaactatgtgctgtactaagacgcttcagttgtgcctgactctttgcgaccctatggactgttagccctccaggcttcatctgtccatgggattctccactgaagaatattggattgggttgtcatgtcctccagattgtcatgccttcctcccgggaatcttcccgacccaagaatcaaacccttgtccttaagtctcctgcataggcaggtgggttctttaccactagcgccgcctgggaagcccttgatttCCTTACCACCCATCATtgctttcttatttgtttttaatgaatataGCTTGGGTAAAATAGCTTGATTATTacacaaacagaaatcattcatgaaaaaaattagaaaacataaacaagcaaaaataagaaaataaaaatattatataccaCTAGTCACTGATTACtctcaaatatctttaaaaaatatttttatttatttggctatgtcaggtcttagttgcatgtgggatctttagttgcagcctgtgggatctagttccctgaccaggagttgaacccctgccccctgcattgggagggcaaagtcttatccactggaccaccagggagttcccacaCTTTTAGTATCTTAATTGACATTTTTCTGGATCTTTATTCACATTCATATATGtgtactatatgtatatatattttttattaagaaaaatttaatgaaattcgATTACACTGTGCATACTggtatttaaattgttttaattgtGTTGAAATAcaatggctcagttggtaaagaatcagtctgcaatgcaggggatgtgaattcgatcactgggtcaggaaggttcccctggagaagggaatggcaacccactccagtattcttgcctggagaatcccatggacagaggagcctggagggttacagttgGCTTgcagtgagtcagacatgaccgagccactaaaccaccaccaccacatgtaacaaaatttaccatcttaaccatttttaaggatATAACTCAGTAgtgtttttttttacattattgtaCAGtcaatttctagaaatttttcatcttgtaaaGCTGAAAATCTCTATCTTTTAAGAAACAGCTCCTCACTTCCCTTTCCCCGAAGTCCATGGCAATCACCAGCCTCCTTTTGGTTTCTGTGCGTTTGACCActcttagttgttcagtcgctcagtcctgtgcagctctttgcaaccccatggactgcagcacgccaggcctccctgtccatcaccatctcccagagcctgctcaaactcatgtccattgagttggtaatgccatccaaccttctaatcccctgtcgtctccttctcctcctgccttcaatttttcccagcatcagggtcttttccagtgaatcagctctttgcatcaggtggccaaagtattggagcttcagcttcagcatcagtccttccaatgaatattcaggattgatttcattttggattgactggtttgatctccttgcagtccaagggattctcaagagtcttctccaacaccacagttcaaaagcatcaattctttggtgctcagttttctctaTGGTtcaaaactctcacatccatacaatgaCTAcgagaaaaaccatagttttgactacatggacctttgtcagcaaagtaatgtctctgctttttaatatgctgtctaggttggtcatagcaagcatcctttaatttcatggctgcagtcactgtctgaagtgattttgaaacccaagaaaataaagtctgtcactgcttccattattttcccatctatttgcaagaTGTGATGGAATCGGAtgtcataatcttcatttttttgaaagctgagttttaggccagctttttcactttcctctttcattttcattaagaggtgcgttagttcctctttgttttctgccataaaggtgatatcATCCTCATATctggagttattgatatttctcccagcatttctgattccagcttgtgcttcacccagcccagcatttctcatgatgtactctgcatataagttaaataagcagtgtggcAATACACAGCTTTGAGGTACTCCgttgccaatttggaaccagtctgttgttccatgtccagttctaactgctgcttcttgacctgcatacaggaggcaggtaatgtggtctggtagtcccatctcttgaagaattttccacagtttcttgtgatccacagtcaaaggctttggcatagtcaataaagcagaagtagatgtttttctggaattctcttgcattttatatgatctaacagatgttggcaatttgatctctggttcctctgccttttctaaatccagcttgaacacctggaagttctcagttcacatactgttgaagcctagcttgaaggattttgagcattactttgcaagcgtgtagaatgaatacaattgtgctgtagcctgaacattctttggcattgcccttgtttgaaattggaatgaaaactgaccttttccagtcctgcggccactgctgagttttccaaatttgctggcatattgagtgcagcactttcacagcatcatctttcaggactgatAACTCTAGATCCCCTGTATAGATGGAATCCTACAGCATTtgtctgtgactggcttatttcacttggcaaaatgtcctcaaggttcatacATGTTGTAGTGTGTGTcagaattctcttcttttttaagacaataatattccactgtatgtgtgtaccacattttatttatccactcatctgtcgatggacattggAGTTACTTCCACATTTTAGCTATTGTGGATGTTGTTGCTATGAACTTGGGTGTAAATGCATATTGTTTTATATAAACTGCTTTCTTTGATCACTTTTATCATTTAGCAGTCTCCATATTTACAGTAAGACTTACCTTGATGAATATTCAGACTTTATCCTCCCCCCTCATCCTCAAAATATCCCTTATAGCTGATTTGTCAACAGTTGTATCCAGTTAAGGATCCCACTTTGCATCAGGATATTTCTTAAGTCTTTTAAATTagcagcttttctttttcaagaataCTGGCTTGTTTGGGGGGTCTGTTGTTCTCACCAGCTACTTCTTAACCCTTTGTAATTAGTCTTCTATCCCATCACTCTGCTAAAACTGCCTCTAGAGAACAAATACAAGCATCTTTTCCTTTATCTTTATCCTCCACAATATCCCTATTATTTTACACTGGCTTCTTGTCACTCTATTTCTGTTGGCCTCTATGATATAACACTtacctaattttcttttctttctttctttcttttttttggctgtgctgggtcttcgctgagTCATGTGGGCTCGctggttgtggctcatgggcttagctgccctgtggcatgtgggatcttagtttcgagaccagggattaaacccacctaccctgcattggaaggcaggttcttaaccactggactgccagggaaataaCTGTAATTTTTAACATTCCCATAAACATACCTTACTTTGTAGCTTTCCTGAACAATTCACTATTCCAAGTCAatgccattttctactccttGGCGACTGCTGTTTACTTTGGTCTGGAATGATGTTCTCTGCCTTAACCTCCTCTTTCCTCCATTCTTAATCACTATCTGTTGAAATCCTAGTTATGCTGAAATCCTAGTCATTCTTCAAGATCaagttcaaatatattttccttgaaGCCTCTCTTATAATCCCAATCATAATTTACTTCTTCAGCCTCctaaattttgtgtgtgtatagtggGGTTTGAACCATTTTTTGTATTCTCCGTGCAATGGTGCATTTTGTTCTGCATTGCAATTATTTTCATGGCTGTCTTGTCTATTATTCTAGTCTTAAGTTTCATAATGGTAAACAAATATCTTATTTCTAAATGCTTGCTCCACAGAATTTAGCACAATGCTTTGTAAGACGTAAGGATTAAAGGTTACTTGAATGGATGGATGCTCATACttggggtttcttttctttttctattaaattaaaactttaaattctTATTCGGTTAATTCAGTAAGGATGCTATCTCTTCTAacttccttcttttgttttctagttcCCAATTCTTATTGGCTATAACAGCATTTTATGTTTCCTTTGGTAGAAACCCAGAATACCATATGACTTGTTCTGCTGAGTTGACTAAATGCTAGCATCGGGATTAGCAGAAGttaaaataacaagaaaacaaaataacaaaaaagaagaagtgCTTCTCATTGTCCATTCTGTAGCCTTGCTTATTCTAATACTCGAGTCCTGTCAGGCTCTCTTCCTTTGCTGTTGTGCACGGCAGCTACCTTGATCACCTGTCCTACACACATATTCACGCGTCGATTCATAAAatacagagagatggagagagtcaCAGAATTCAAGGGCTGAAAAGAAAGTTAGCaattatttcttcctgtttctatgtttattttgtagttttcgACACTGAAACTCAACAAATTAGGGGGCTTTTACATAGTCACAACTAAGAGTGATCTCAAATCCTAGGTCCAATTATTATCAGGCCAAAACTCTTTTGACTACAAATAATCACATAACAGAAAAGCCTTTGGTATTGCTAACAGAGAAAGGCATCAAGAGCAGCACAGTAATAAAgaataataaggaaataataaagattgaaaagagaaaaattccaaTGTAAAGAAACTGAATCATCTGGCATGAGCTATACTTTAAATATCACATTTTGAAATGAAAGTGTATCTGAATCAGAATCTTAAAAATCTTTCAGTTCAAGGtaactttttatatttctccaaGTGTTTGGTTGAAAATTACCtctgtatctatttttttaaagtttttaatactGAATTGGTTTTGGTTGAAAAGTaactctatatatatttttaaattttcaatactGAATTGACCAATCAGAATTAAAAAGATAAGTAATATCCTGAAACTAAAATTCAGCTATAATAGGGAAAGAAAAGTAGATACCAGAATCAAATACTAATAACAGGATGACAGAATCAGTAGCAataaagaatgaggaaaaaaataaaagagaaaaagagcgaaatgaaatagaaaaaatatatatattaagaaaaatagataatCACTGATTTGGAAAATGGAACTATTGGgaaaagctggaatcaaagatCAGAAGGAGAAACAGCCAATTTAAGTGAGGGGAAAATGATGTAAAAATTCAATATTAGTTTCAGAATGAAATGTAAACAGCGAAGATAAATAGAACATGGAAtagttagaaaatgaaaaaggtgGACATGggaataaagcaaaagaaataacagttggggaaagaaggggaaatagaaaataatgacCTTCAAACCATTATCTACAATGAAGAGAACAAGCTGGGCATAAGTCATCAGGTGCATCTAGGTTTCCTTACCAAAAACCCGAGACAATAGCTGAAGGCTTCTGCACAGGTCTGGAGGTCCCCACTTGTCCTGTCTGGTCCCCGCCCTTGACCACAGTCAGGTCCTGAAGTACAGTTAGGAACTTTGATGAGcgcctcctctttcctctctctcttcgtTTCTGATGATAAACCAAACCCAACACTTTCCACTACTATCTGACTCCACAGGAAGAGTTTCAAAGTGAGTCACTTCTGAATGTCTCAGATAGGAAACGTTAAAAAATAGAAGCGGAAGAGCATGGTTCTCAGAAGTTTTCAGCAGTACAGAGTATGGTTGAAGAAAGCACTTTTGTACATGAACTTCCCACTTGATagggttttgcttttttgttttgttttagaaaatgctCCAGTGGTATATGAATGTGGGTGAGGAGTAACTAGGGGGAATGACCCTCACAACCCCATGTAATAAATCTCAACCAACATCTCTTATACGCTTAGTATGTGTCAAGGAATGTATCATGCAAGAATCAGAGTTTTTTGTATCATGCAAAAAACTATATTCTTATTTCTAGAGAGTCACAATCTGGTGTGAATATGCAcctatacaacaacaacaacaaatgctgtaATAACAATCCAGACCATAATGATAGAAGTAGCAGCAGAAGTAAAATACTGAATAGTAGAAAATAACAGTGGTGTATTTAGCCTGGGGCAATCTAGGAAAGTAGAATTAAGATCTGGGAAGGTCCTTCAAGATTTATGGGACTTCTCTCAAAAGAGGTGACAAactgttttccttatttatttgactgcactgtggcatgtgagctcttagcaccccaaccaggaactgaacctgtgacccctgtagtggaagctccaagtcttaactactgagccaccagggaattcctagtgACAAGCTGTTTGGAATGTTTAAATGGCACATAGtggcatctagccccatcacttcatggcaaatagatggggaaacagtggaaacagtggaaacagtggccgactttatctttttgggctccaaaatcactgcagatggtgactacagccatgaaattaaattgtgcttactccttggaagaaaagttatgatcaacctagacagcatattaaaaagcagagacattacttggccaacaaagctccgtctagtcaaggctatggtttctccaatggtcatgtatggatgtgctgctgctgctaagtcacttcagtcatgtccgactctgtgcgaccccacagacggcagcccaccaggctctcccgcccctggaattctccaggcaagaacattggagtgggttgccgtttccttcttcaatgcatgaaaatgaaaagtgaaagtgaagtcattcagttgtgcctgactcttaatgaccccatggactgcagcccaccatgcttctctgtc
This region of Ovis canadensis isolate MfBH-ARS-UI-01 breed Bighorn chromosome 3, ARS-UI_OviCan_v2, whole genome shotgun sequence genomic DNA includes:
- the C3AR1 gene encoding C3a anaphylatoxin chemotactic receptor, whose protein sequence is MESFSAETNSTDLHSQAWDEPHAILSMVILSVTFLLGLPGNGLVLWVAGLKMQRTVNTVWFLHLTLADFICCLSLPFSLVHLVLQGCWPYGWFLCKLIPSIIVLNMFASVFLLTAISLDRCLLVLRPIWCQNHRNVGTACTICGCIWVVALVMCIPAFVYRETFTIDNQSMCGYNFGHHGSLDYSDFTLDLLENGSFDSSIADPLGEMDDRLDFFSLQTKDQPWAATSGLHSKEFQRTSRDSLPTDPARLSVQQPHYDLFQSADGVSATLSSDFPTEDHQTHPLENSYSFFPADLEFFSNASELSQGFQDDYFSQFAYDHQVPTPQVAITISRLVVGFLLPFIIMVACYSLIILKLRRSRFTKSRSKLLRVAMVVVVVFLVCWAPYHIVGVLLLFTDPDTPFGESLLSWDHVSLALASANSCFNPFLYALLGKDFRKKARQSMQGILEAAFSEDVTHSTSCPQNKTSFERNSISTVV